Genomic segment of Arachis hypogaea cultivar Tifrunner chromosome 16, arahy.Tifrunner.gnm2.J5K5, whole genome shotgun sequence:
AATTCACTTCACATAAAACAACTGTACCTAAGTTTTTACTTTACTAGAGAATAATAGCTGCACAATTTCCTAAATGCAGATCATGAATACACCATGCACGTGCAAGATATAATTAAGTTCCCTATCCATGAGACATATATACacaaaattatactaatttatgcgatgtattattattattataagtagTAGTGATTTGCAATGCCATAGGTAGCAGGATACCATGATATCAGTGTTCCATCTTAGCAAATCGGCCCTTGACTCTTATCCTGCTTTGTGCCCGAACTTTTCGTGATTCATATCTTATGTGCTTCTCATATCTGTTGTTTTCCACGTCAAGAAGCAATGTCAATTTAATAAGATGTCTAAGGAAGCTCATAAATTTATATATGAACATAATATAAATTCTATAACACCAGCATTTTCCCTAAAAGTCTGTGTAGAACTCTTCCAACTCAACAATTTTGAGAAAATATGTTGCATAGAATTATGTTTACTTGACATCTCAGGAGATTCTGAAGGACTGAAATCCAAAAATAATTACTAATGACCGGAATTACGATTTTAACCGCAGCTTTTATAAGTGGTAAGAACTCAGTTATTCCATCCATCCTAATTTTCCTTGTAgcagtggcggaacttgaaacaaaattttggggggccagataaaaaataattgtcaaaatattttttatatggaccacatttaagataagttcgtctaatctcatctctctgAACTAAGATCCGCCACTGCCTTGTAGCACAAAGATTGTTGAGTTTAAAAGCACACCAACAAAGCAAAGGATGAAGCAATAGGAATACCTTCtggttttcttcttttgcttgtacCGTAACAAAGCAGAATCTCTTTCTTGACTTGTTAACTCACATGGAGTAGCTTTTGGAACAACTGATACAGTTTCGGATTTGAAAGATATCGGTGTTTTCCCCTCATTGTTCTCCGAAACTGCAGAAGTTGGATGTTCAACTGCAACTTCTTCATTCAACAATGTATTCAGAGGAACAACTTGATTCATAGGTTCACTGCTTCTTCTATGCCACTGAAATACACAATCAATAATCATTACAGCAATTCCTGAAGGGAATTGGTAATAAAAGCAAGTGCAATAGAAGCTTTAATTACCTCATAAGAAGGGAATTTATCAGTCTTGAAATCATGTTCAAGATCTGTGGACATGTTCCCTGATTGCAAGTATTGTTGTTGTTCAGTGTCTAAGTCTAAAGGCTCAGACTTTGCGAGTTCACGAAGCTGACTAAGAATCTCTTCTCTATGTCTCCCACAAGAAGACTTGCGATTCTGATTCAATAACAATCAATACCCTGAACCAAGTCAACAATCATAGAGCAATATACACAGATTTTCAATGTGTTCTTAACACATTCAAAACAATCCACACTCCTACTCAAACACCTGCCTCAGAGATAATGAAACACAttcaaaaacacaaaacaagcaCTATGTCTCTATCTTGAAACAAATTTGCTCAATGTTCTatccatccaaaaacaaaaattgacatATTCACCGACACGAATTTCTCAATTGTTATAGAAAATGGAGCATGAATCAGAACATACCTTGGGGAGTGGAGGAACCTCCATAGCCTGAAAGTTATGAGAAGGAGCAGAAGAAGAAATCAAATCATCGAGACTAACAACAGAAGGAGCATCCCAAACGAAGAAATCTGAAAAGCCTTCAATCTCACACCCCATAAAGTCGTCAGCAGAATTCTTTTCCCCTCCtcctccatcaccaccaccaccatcaccaccataAAGCAGAGCCTTTTTCCCAACATCTTCAAACCCCAGAATGGTTAAAAGCTCCGAAACGGAAGGGCAAGCAGTGAATCCTTCAAGGGGACCTCTCTCGTGTACGGTTGGAAGAGAAAGGTTGTGACTTTCCCAGTCACAATTATGGCAGAGAACAGAGGATTCCGTGGAACAGAGTATGGAAGCAGGGGAATCGTAGCAAGAGTCACAGAGAAGAGTGCGTGTGTGCTTCGAGAAGAGCTGGTTTGTTGAATGAACCTCGCGGTCGCATTTGAAACAGAGCTTCGCTGAATCTGCTCTGCAGTACAGAACTGATCTGGAGCTGTTGCAGTAATCGCATGGTGATGGTGCTGAAGCTTTATCTTGTTGTGTGTGTGATGCAGAGTGTGTTGAATTTTGATGAGGACCAGTCATGGCTTCTTTGTATGAGTTCAAATCTCAGAAAAAGAAAGGGTTTTGAGAGAGAAAAGTTAGTTGGGTTGGGTTGAATATGAGatgggaagagaagaagagaaaagaggatATGGCTTCAAATCTGCGCTATTGAGAATGAGAATTTTGGATCAACCACCTACTTAGCTACATACACTCAAAAAGAGAATACTCATGACTATTTCTTGCACAGCAAGAACTAAAATTAAGGTTGATACAGAAgtattaatttaagaaaaatgaTAGAtggttgatatttttatttttattttatatttaaattaatattaataaaaaagagtaatactagaaaattaatttttttaattattttattttatttattttaaattttaaattctaaatcataaattattaattgtaattttataatattaaaattgattaatattgactaactaaaaattagttatttatatttttttattaaaaatattaacttcttaatatttatcttaatttaatttgtattgatatatttgtatttttcagaaattaaaatagaattaaaaaaacaCGAGTGTTAGGGACTTTTAAGataattgttaattaattttatggTTTGGTATATAAAATATTGAGGTTAAGAAGAGAGCCCAGCAAAAGAGGAATGAAGTCAAAGAGAAAAGTTCATTAGTGGGTTTTACCGTTTTACTCAAAATAGAAAACATAATTGAATAAATGAAAACTAGAATAGTATCGAATCTTGTGCTTTTGACTTGGCTTTTTCTATAATCAACGAGTGATAATGTAGTTGGACAGATAAGACATTTACATTTATTTATTTGGAttttaaatactataataaattattgtttttattcAAATGATGTTatgaataaataaagttaattttatatttataaaatatgtataaatcATTATTGTTATTTATAAAATAGGAGATAAGAACCGACTGTCGTAATGAACCACCAATCAAGGTACTCATGTCCTGGATCCACAACAACGTCAAACTGTAGCACATGTTGCATCCTGTTGGCCTAATGAATATGTCAACTCTGTAGCGTCAACGGAAACCATCGATCTCCACATCTCCCATCCTTCGAAATCAGGAAATCTATGTTCAGGGCAGCACGAGGTCTACCCTGAATTCCACCAAACTGCGGCAGCACCCGATCTACCAGATATCACTCAATGACAGCGAAATAGATCAACATTGTCGCAGTCCTCCACAACACCATATGTCGTGGCTCCAATATCTCGGGATGCACTACCTGAATGACATCCGGCAGGCTATATGGCATCGACAAGAACTGTGCATACAAGTACTTATCGTTAGTCATCATAAATAGTAAAAGATGCAAATACAACATTAGATATGAACATATCGAAACCATAAATACTCATATCCCCGAGCTGGAGTAAATCTATCCTAAGCCTCCAATTCACAACACGAGGCCCCTTGTCGCTCAATGTCGGCTGATAACCTGACCATATGAAAACCACAACATTTAATTAACAATAAAGTGAACTGCTAAATTATGGAAAAGAGGATGCATAACTAAAGGGAGATTACCTCGACGCCAATGGCCAATGAAAGACATCAAATCCATCCGGCCGGAATCCAGGAAACCTCTATAAAAATCCACGAGTGGAGGAGCTGCAGTGGACTAGCTAACTTGACGATATTTCTGTTTGCCACACGGTACATGCACCTGTATAGCCATGACAATGCAGCAGACCCCCAACTGTACTAACCCATGTCCTCTAGCTTAGCGACGTAGGGTAGCCCACGGATGTGGAGGCGGGTACCTGACTTATCCCCGAACAGCTGCGTCGATAGGAGCATCATGATATACGCACGGACATGCCTCCTAACCGTCTCATCATCTGCCCCCTGCGGAAGCTCACTAA
This window contains:
- the LOC112758052 gene encoding zinc finger protein CONSTANS-LIKE 13 produces the protein MTGPHQNSTHSASHTQQDKASAPSPCDYCNSSRSVLYCRADSAKLCFKCDREVHSTNQLFSKHTRTLLCDSCYDSPASILCSTESSVLCHNCDWESHNLSLPTVHERGPLEGFTACPSVSELLTILGFEDVGKKALLYGGDGGGGDGGGGEKNSADDFMGCEIEGFSDFFVWDAPSVVSLDDLISSSAPSHNFQAMEVPPLPKNRKSSCGRHREEILSQLRELAKSEPLDLDTEQQQYLQSGNMSTDLEHDFKTDKFPSYEWHRRSSEPMNQVVPLNTLLNEEVAVEHPTSAVSENNEGKTPISFKSETVSVVPKATPCELTSQERDSALLRYKQKKKTRRYEKHIRYESRKVRAQSRIRVKGRFAKMEH